In one window of Fictibacillus phosphorivorans DNA:
- a CDS encoding stage V sporulation protein AB encodes MGIKVLLVAFIGFGGGITVGSGLVALITVLGIVPRLMQLSKTYRYIRGYEMSIILGAVIGGWMNLRNASIGFPAFFLVPIGLFTGIFIGMLAAALTEVLNVLPILAKRVGFGEKIIIILMAIVLGKISGSLFHWMYYINL; translated from the coding sequence ATGGGAATTAAAGTGTTGCTCGTTGCCTTTATCGGTTTTGGCGGTGGAATCACAGTAGGCTCTGGACTTGTCGCTCTCATTACAGTTCTTGGGATTGTACCTAGGCTGATGCAGCTCTCTAAGACATATCGATACATTAGAGGGTATGAGATGAGCATCATATTAGGAGCTGTGATCGGTGGTTGGATGAATTTAAGAAACGCTTCGATTGGGTTTCCAGCGTTCTTTCTTGTTCCGATCGGTCTGTTTACAGGAATCTTTATTGGAATGTTAGCTGCAGCATTAACAGAAGTATTGAACGTACTCCCAATTCTTGCGAAAAGAGTAGGATTTGGAGAGAAAATTATCATTATACTAATGGCGATTGTACTAGGGAAAATCTCAGGATCTTTGTTTCATTGGATGTACTACATTAATCTTTAA
- a CDS encoding stage V sporulation protein AA has translation MDKTVYLRMRQRVQVIQHQKVTIGEVAQIVASDELEEAIKGYIIHEVTPEDKHLIVIDVMRVIATIQKNKPGLDVQTIGPAQSILEIQMQQKKLAPVYFVLVWLLLFTGSALAIMNFHEDVSMQLVHQKIYFMITGHYKEQPLLLQIPYSFGLGLGMILFFNHLFRKRLNEEPSPLEVEMFNYQQDLDQYVIVHENKETEKKINGN, from the coding sequence TTGGATAAAACGGTATACCTGCGTATGCGTCAACGTGTACAGGTCATTCAGCATCAGAAAGTCACGATTGGTGAAGTTGCACAGATCGTAGCATCTGATGAATTAGAAGAAGCCATCAAGGGATATATTATCCACGAAGTAACCCCTGAAGATAAGCATTTGATTGTGATAGATGTCATGCGTGTGATCGCTACGATTCAAAAGAACAAGCCAGGCTTAGACGTCCAGACCATCGGACCAGCCCAATCGATTCTGGAGATACAGATGCAACAAAAAAAGCTTGCACCTGTTTATTTTGTATTGGTATGGCTTCTTCTATTTACAGGATCGGCTCTCGCGATCATGAATTTTCATGAAGATGTAAGCATGCAGCTTGTTCACCAGAAAATCTATTTCATGATAACGGGGCATTATAAAGAGCAGCCTCTATTACTCCAGATTCCCTATTCGTTCGGTCTTGGTCTAGGCATGATTCTTTTTTTTAACCATCTTTTCCGAAAAAGACTTAATGAAGAGCCAAGCCCGTTAGAGGTTGAGATGTTTAATTATCAGCAAGACCTCGATCAGTATGTGATCGTGCATGAAAACAAAGAAACAGAGAAAAAGATCAATGGGAATTAA
- the sigF gene encoding RNA polymerase sporulation sigma factor SigF has product MDVEVKGSKSEPFLKDEEIKLLIKQSQDGDQSARDTIVEKNMRLVWSVVQRFLNRGYEADDLFQIGSIGLLKSVDKFDLSYDVRFSTYAVPMIIGEIQRFIRDDGTVKVSRSLKETGNKVRKAKDELSKKLGRTPTISEVAEFLEIAVEDVIMAQDAVRAPQSIHETVYENDGDPITLLDQISDHSENKWFDKIAVKDIMDKLDERERLIVYLRYFKDQTQSEVADRLAISQVQVSRLEKKILLFMKNQMET; this is encoded by the coding sequence ATGGATGTCGAGGTGAAAGGCAGCAAAAGTGAACCGTTTCTTAAGGATGAAGAGATTAAGTTATTGATCAAACAGAGTCAGGATGGAGATCAGTCAGCACGTGATACGATTGTTGAAAAGAACATGCGGCTTGTCTGGTCTGTGGTTCAGCGCTTTTTAAACAGAGGTTATGAAGCAGACGACCTCTTTCAAATCGGCTCTATCGGGCTATTAAAATCTGTTGACAAGTTTGATCTTTCTTATGATGTGAGGTTTTCTACCTATGCAGTGCCTATGATCATCGGTGAGATACAGCGCTTCATCAGAGATGATGGAACAGTCAAAGTCAGCAGATCATTAAAAGAGACCGGTAACAAAGTGCGTAAAGCAAAAGATGAACTTTCTAAAAAGCTTGGGAGAACACCAACCATTTCAGAAGTAGCAGAATTTCTAGAAATCGCGGTGGAAGATGTGATTATGGCGCAGGATGCTGTACGAGCACCACAATCGATTCATGAAACTGTTTATGAGAACGATGGTGATCCCATTACGCTGCTCGACCAAATCTCCGACCACTCAGAAAACAAGTGGTTCGATAAGATCGCTGTAAAAGATATTATGGATAAGCTTGACGAGAGAGAGCGGCTGATTGTGTATTTAAGGTATTTCAAAGATCAAACTCAATCCGAAGTTGCCGACCGGCTGGCCATTTCTCAAGTACAGGTATCCAGGCTTGAAAAGAAAATATTACTGTTTATGAAAAACCAGATGGAGACTTAA
- the spoIIAB gene encoding anti-sigma F factor, whose amino-acid sequence MRNEMKIQFSALSQNESFARVTVAAFIAQIDPTVDELTEIKTVVSEAVTNAIIHGYENKATGMVYIEAAIEEDTIHLTIRDEGLGIRDLDQARQPLYTSKPELERSGMGFTIMENFMDSVEVISEPSYGTTIHLTKYLTKNKAMCN is encoded by the coding sequence ATGAGAAATGAGATGAAGATTCAGTTTTCAGCGTTAAGTCAGAATGAGTCCTTCGCACGTGTGACGGTTGCAGCATTTATCGCACAGATCGATCCTACTGTCGATGAACTAACAGAGATCAAAACAGTTGTATCTGAAGCGGTGACAAATGCGATCATTCACGGATACGAGAACAAAGCTACAGGCATGGTTTATATTGAAGCCGCCATTGAAGAAGATACGATCCACCTAACGATTCGAGACGAAGGATTAGGAATTCGTGATCTTGATCAAGCAAGGCAACCCCTTTATACGTCTAAGCCTGAGTTAGAACGCTCAGGTATGGGTTTTACCATCATGGAGAATTTTATGGACAGTGTAGAAGTCATCTCAGAACCGTCTTACGGAACAACGATTCATTTGACAAAATACTTAACCAAAAATAAAGCTATGTGTAATTAA
- the spoIIAA gene encoding anti-sigma F factor antagonist, whose protein sequence is MGLAVNLELKHTVLCIRLDGELDHHTADMLRSQVEEYLRKHTVNHIVLNLEGLSFMDSSGLGVILGRYKQIKSQNGEMVVCAISPAVKRLFEMSGLFKIIKLEEDEELALQALGVA, encoded by the coding sequence GTGGGATTAGCTGTCAATTTGGAACTTAAACACACCGTATTATGCATCCGCTTAGACGGAGAACTTGATCACCATACTGCAGACATGCTTCGTTCACAAGTTGAAGAGTATTTGAGGAAGCATACGGTAAACCATATTGTTTTAAATTTAGAAGGTTTGAGTTTCATGGATAGTTCAGGGTTAGGCGTTATATTAGGGCGCTATAAACAGATCAAGAGCCAGAATGGTGAGATGGTGGTATGCGCCATATCTCCAGCAGTTAAACGTCTTTTTGAGATGTCAGGACTATTTAAGATTATCAAGCTTGAAGAAGATGAAGAGCTTGCCCTTCAGGCTTTGGGGGTGGCTTAA
- a CDS encoding D-alanyl-D-alanine carboxypeptidase family protein, which produces MKGVISGLLSICLLASFAIPKADAAEKAKEKIKLAEQSHSAILMEQDSGSVLFDKNSHEKLPPASMTKIMTMILIMEAIDKGKISWNDKIRVSEYAASMGGSQIFLEPGEEMRVEDMVKGIAIGSANDASVAMAEHIAGSVDSFVNRMNDKAKELGLNDTFFKNPTGLPAAGHYSSAHDMAIMGKELLKHEEVTKFTGLYEDYLREETEKKFWLVNTNRLVKFYPGVDGLKTGFTNEAKYCLTATANKNGMRVIAVVMGAPSPKDRNAQVTSMLDYAFTQFSTKKLYARHEIVKEVKVQKAEKSKLPVVTSEHISLLLKKGETAKKVKTEVNVDKDLKLPVKKGQQIGSLKIYNGNKLITESPVLASETVKKASWWKLFKRTAGQMSKSS; this is translated from the coding sequence ATGAAAGGCGTTATTTCAGGTCTACTAAGTATTTGTTTGCTGGCTTCTTTTGCAATTCCAAAGGCAGATGCAGCAGAAAAAGCAAAAGAAAAGATAAAGCTTGCAGAACAGAGTCACTCAGCCATTTTAATGGAACAAGATAGTGGAAGCGTGCTGTTCGATAAGAATAGCCATGAGAAACTTCCGCCAGCGAGCATGACAAAAATCATGACGATGATATTGATCATGGAAGCTATCGATAAAGGTAAGATCAGCTGGAACGATAAGATTCGTGTAAGTGAATATGCGGCAAGCATGGGCGGATCTCAAATCTTCCTTGAACCTGGTGAAGAGATGCGCGTAGAAGACATGGTAAAAGGTATAGCTATTGGAAGCGCAAATGATGCTTCTGTCGCTATGGCTGAACATATTGCTGGTTCTGTTGATTCTTTCGTAAATCGTATGAACGATAAAGCGAAAGAACTCGGTTTAAACGATACGTTCTTTAAAAATCCTACAGGGCTTCCTGCAGCAGGTCATTATTCGTCTGCTCATGATATGGCGATCATGGGAAAAGAGCTTCTTAAGCATGAAGAAGTTACAAAATTCACAGGACTTTATGAAGATTATTTAAGAGAAGAAACAGAAAAGAAATTTTGGCTTGTTAATACAAACAGACTTGTTAAATTTTATCCTGGTGTTGATGGATTGAAAACAGGTTTTACAAATGAAGCAAAATATTGTTTGACAGCTACAGCGAACAAGAACGGGATGAGAGTAATCGCAGTCGTGATGGGAGCACCTTCTCCTAAAGACCGAAACGCACAAGTCACTTCCATGCTTGACTATGCCTTTACACAGTTTTCAACGAAAAAACTCTATGCCAGACACGAGATAGTAAAAGAAGTTAAAGTGCAAAAAGCAGAAAAATCTAAGCTTCCTGTCGTTACTTCTGAGCATATTTCTCTTTTACTGAAAAAAGGGGAGACAGCAAAAAAAGTAAAAACAGAAGTAAACGTGGATAAAGATTTGAAACTACCCGTCAAAAAAGGACAGCAGATTGGTTCTTTAAAAATTTATAACGGGAACAAGCTGATTACAGAGAGTCCAGTATTGGCATCAGAGACTGTGAAAAAAGCATCTTGGTGGAAACTTTTTAAACGAACAGCAGGACAAATGTCAAAATCCTCATAA
- a CDS encoding alpha/beta fold hydrolase produces the protein MPTLEMDNVVLNYEVRGSGKPIVFLHGLGASWKMWEPQIEAFSKKYQMIMVDLRGHGGSTKSFPNHQFSAKVMAEDIKQFLDKMNIEKTYMVGLSYGSVVAQLFACKYSIYLEKLILSNGYSEIPTKVSGWVLSLSNFIFKRLSYKTIINLLLKTYRKDEYTKKVLRNSFTFDKDMFIFAKSSDFPTHTDKLHGISVPTLVMGGDKKVMGVDERKASEILFNHIPFSTLALFKNAFDPLSTMKVHEFNEMIQYFLEDKNFRDYDDILIYTK, from the coding sequence ATGCCTACTTTAGAAATGGATAATGTCGTGCTAAATTATGAGGTAAGAGGTAGTGGTAAACCCATCGTGTTCTTACATGGGTTAGGAGCAAGCTGGAAGATGTGGGAGCCTCAAATAGAAGCTTTTTCTAAAAAGTATCAGATGATTATGGTTGATTTAAGAGGTCATGGAGGCTCGACTAAATCGTTTCCTAATCATCAATTTTCTGCAAAAGTTATGGCAGAAGATATTAAACAATTCTTAGATAAGATGAATATAGAAAAAACGTATATGGTCGGATTATCTTACGGTTCTGTTGTCGCGCAATTATTTGCTTGCAAGTATTCAATTTACCTTGAAAAATTAATCTTATCTAATGGGTATAGTGAAATTCCTACCAAAGTCTCTGGTTGGGTTTTGAGCCTATCCAATTTTATATTTAAAAGGCTGTCTTATAAAACAATTATCAACCTTCTTTTGAAGACATATAGAAAGGATGAGTATACCAAGAAGGTCTTACGGAATTCTTTTACATTCGACAAGGACATGTTTATTTTTGCGAAAAGTTCTGATTTCCCAACCCATACCGATAAGCTACATGGTATAAGCGTACCTACATTAGTGATGGGAGGCGATAAAAAAGTCATGGGAGTAGACGAACGTAAAGCTTCAGAAATTCTTTTCAATCATATTCCTTTCTCAACTCTAGCTCTATTTAAAAATGCATTTGATCCTCTTAGCACAATGAAAGTACACGAATTTAATGAAATGATCCAATATTTTTTAGAAGATAAAAATTTCAGAGATTATGATGATATTTTGATCTACACAAAGTAA
- a CDS encoding pyrimidine-nucleoside phosphorylase codes for MRMVDLIQKKRDGKELTKAEIDFIIQNYTSGDIPDYQMSAFAMAVYFKDMTTEERAHLTMAMVESGDQIDLSAIEGIKVDKHSTGGVGDTTTLVLAPLVAALDVPVAKMSGRGLGHTGGTIDKLEAVPGFHVEIDNQEFIDLVNKNKLAVIGQSGNLTPADKKLYGLRDVTATVNSIPLIASSIMSKKIAAGADAIVLDVKTGAGAFMKTPEDAEELANAMVKIGNAVGRNTMAVISDMSQPLGLAIGNALEIKEAIDTLSGKGPKDLEELCLTLGSHMVYLAKKADSLEQAREMLKEVIASGKALETLKVFLKAQGGDESVVDHPERMPQAAHTFELTADEDGYVSEIVADEIGTAAMILGAGRATKESVIDLAVGLMLNKKVGDQVSKGDSLVTIYSNTENVEDVKKKIRDAYTISKEAVEAPPLVYKEIKK; via the coding sequence ATGAGAATGGTTGACTTGATTCAAAAAAAGCGTGATGGAAAAGAACTAACAAAAGCTGAGATTGATTTTATTATTCAAAACTATACAAGCGGTGACATTCCTGACTATCAGATGTCTGCATTTGCCATGGCAGTATACTTTAAAGATATGACGACTGAAGAACGCGCGCATCTAACAATGGCGATGGTTGAGTCGGGCGATCAGATTGATCTTTCAGCGATTGAAGGAATTAAAGTAGACAAGCACTCAACGGGTGGAGTTGGTGATACAACGACTCTTGTGTTAGCTCCTCTAGTTGCTGCGCTTGATGTGCCTGTAGCGAAAATGTCAGGAAGAGGACTTGGCCATACAGGTGGAACAATCGACAAATTGGAAGCTGTTCCTGGATTCCACGTGGAGATCGACAACCAAGAATTCATTGACCTTGTAAATAAAAATAAACTTGCTGTTATCGGACAAAGCGGAAACCTTACACCTGCTGATAAAAAGTTGTATGGTCTTCGTGATGTAACCGCAACGGTTAACTCTATTCCATTGATCGCGAGCTCGATTATGAGTAAAAAGATCGCAGCTGGTGCTGATGCGATTGTACTTGACGTAAAAACTGGGGCAGGAGCATTCATGAAAACACCAGAAGATGCGGAAGAACTAGCGAACGCGATGGTGAAAATCGGGAATGCGGTTGGTCGTAACACGATGGCTGTTATCTCTGATATGAGCCAACCACTAGGACTTGCGATCGGAAATGCTTTAGAGATTAAAGAAGCAATCGATACGCTTAGTGGTAAGGGACCAAAAGACCTTGAAGAACTTTGCTTAACATTAGGTTCTCACATGGTATATCTTGCTAAAAAAGCAGATTCATTAGAACAAGCACGTGAGATGTTGAAGGAAGTAATCGCTTCTGGAAAAGCGCTTGAAACATTAAAAGTATTCTTGAAAGCTCAAGGTGGAGACGAATCTGTAGTAGATCATCCAGAAAGAATGCCACAAGCTGCACATACGTTTGAGTTGACTGCAGACGAAGATGGCTATGTTTCTGAAATTGTTGCAGATGAGATTGGTACTGCAGCGATGATCTTAGGTGCAGGACGTGCAACAAAAGAATCTGTGATCGATCTTGCTGTTGGTCTGATGCTAAACAAAAAAGTGGGAGATCAAGTTTCAAAAGGGGATTCACTTGTTACGATCTACAGCAACACGGAGAACGTAGAAGATGTGAAGAAGAAGATCCGTGATGCTTATACGATCTCAAAAGAGGCTGTAGAAGCTCCGCCACTTGTATACAAAGAAATTAAAAAATAA
- a CDS encoding purine-nucleoside phosphorylase: MSKLQTSADFIQSKLTSAPKIGLILGSGLGILAEEIQNPVIIPYSEIPEFPVSTVEGHAGQLVIGELAGKQVVAMQGRFHYYEGYSMEKVTFPVRVMKLIGVETIVVTNAAGGVNKNFEAGDLMLITDHINNFGNNPLIGANDDSFGVRFPDMSEAYTLSLQDVARSVAKELNISLKEGVYAGNTGPSYETPAEVRMLRVWGADAVGMSTVPEVIIARHSGMRVLGISCISNMAAGILDQPLTHDEVMETTEMVKSNFLSLVKGIVKEI, from the coding sequence ATGTCAAAATTACAAACGTCTGCTGATTTTATTCAATCAAAACTTACTTCTGCTCCAAAGATAGGTCTGATCTTAGGTTCGGGTCTAGGAATCCTTGCTGAAGAAATTCAAAACCCAGTTATTATTCCCTACTCAGAAATTCCTGAGTTTCCTGTATCGACTGTAGAAGGTCACGCTGGACAACTTGTTATTGGTGAACTAGCAGGAAAGCAAGTAGTCGCGATGCAAGGGCGTTTTCATTATTACGAAGGATACTCAATGGAAAAAGTAACGTTCCCTGTTCGAGTAATGAAGTTGATCGGAGTAGAAACGATCGTTGTAACGAACGCTGCAGGCGGAGTCAACAAAAACTTTGAAGCTGGAGATCTAATGTTGATCACTGATCACATCAACAACTTCGGGAACAACCCGTTAATCGGTGCGAATGACGATTCGTTTGGTGTTCGTTTTCCAGATATGAGTGAAGCTTATACGTTGTCTTTACAAGATGTGGCGCGTAGTGTGGCAAAAGAATTAAACATCTCCTTAAAAGAAGGTGTTTACGCTGGAAATACTGGCCCTTCATACGAAACACCTGCTGAAGTGAGGATGCTTCGAGTATGGGGAGCAGATGCTGTTGGTATGTCTACAGTTCCGGAAGTCATCATCGCACGTCATTCGGGAATGAGAGTACTTGGAATTTCTTGTATTTCTAACATGGCTGCAGGAATCCTAGATCAACCGCTAACACATGATGAAGTAATGGAAACAACGGAGATGGTAAAATCCAATTTCCTTTCTTTAGTTAAAGGAATCGTTAAAGAAATCTAA
- the deoB gene encoding phosphopentomutase, with translation MKQSRFKRTFLVVMDSVGIGEAPDAEKFGDKGAHTLGHIAREMNGLNVPNMEKLGLGHIDSNMEGVEKAANPIGHYGKLPELSNGKDTMTGHWEIMGLHIKEPFQTFPDGFPDELIDMLTEKWGRGILGNKAASGTEIITELGEEHVKTGKLIVYTSADSVLQIAAHEDVVPLEELYEICETAREMTREGKYMLGRIIARPFKGEPGAFERTSNRHDYALKPFGRTVMNELEDAGYDSIALGKISDIFDGEGVTKAIRTKSNMDGMDKLVESMDEDFTGLNFLNLVDFDALFGHRRDPKGYGQALEEFDARLPEVLEKLKEDDLLIITADHGNDPVHHGTDHTREYVPLMVYYKGIKEGKELNVGNTFADIGATIAEIYDVKKPSIGQSFLNQL, from the coding sequence ATGAAACAATCACGTTTTAAAAGAACTTTTTTAGTCGTAATGGATTCTGTAGGAATCGGTGAAGCACCAGATGCAGAGAAATTTGGTGATAAAGGAGCTCACACACTAGGGCATATTGCACGTGAGATGAATGGCCTCAACGTTCCAAACATGGAGAAACTAGGTCTTGGTCATATTGATTCGAACATGGAGGGTGTTGAGAAAGCAGCGAATCCAATCGGTCATTACGGAAAACTACCTGAACTTTCAAATGGTAAAGATACAATGACGGGGCATTGGGAGATCATGGGACTTCATATTAAGGAACCTTTCCAAACGTTTCCGGATGGATTTCCTGATGAATTGATCGATATGCTTACCGAAAAATGGGGCAGAGGAATTCTTGGTAACAAGGCAGCTTCTGGCACAGAGATTATTACTGAGCTTGGAGAAGAACATGTGAAGACTGGTAAACTCATCGTGTACACGTCTGCTGATTCTGTGCTGCAGATTGCGGCTCATGAAGATGTTGTTCCATTAGAAGAACTGTATGAGATCTGTGAAACAGCAAGAGAGATGACACGTGAAGGCAAGTATATGTTGGGAAGAATCATTGCTCGTCCGTTCAAAGGTGAACCAGGAGCATTTGAAAGAACTTCTAACCGTCACGACTATGCATTAAAACCTTTCGGAAGAACGGTTATGAACGAGTTGGAAGATGCAGGATACGACAGCATCGCACTAGGTAAGATCTCTGATATCTTTGACGGTGAAGGTGTGACAAAAGCTATTCGCACGAAATCAAACATGGATGGAATGGACAAGCTTGTGGAATCCATGGATGAAGACTTTACAGGTCTTAACTTTTTGAACTTGGTCGACTTTGATGCCTTGTTCGGACATAGAAGAGATCCTAAAGGATACGGTCAAGCATTAGAAGAATTCGATGCTCGATTGCCAGAAGTCTTAGAGAAGCTAAAAGAAGATGACCTGCTTATCATCACAGCTGACCATGGAAATGATCCTGTTCACCACGGAACAGATCATACACGTGAATACGTGCCATTGATGGTGTATTACAAAGGTATTAAAGAAGGTAAAGAACTTAACGTAGGTAATACGTTTGCTGATATTGGTGCAACCATCGCAGAGATCTATGATGTGAAGAAACCTAGTATCGGACAAAGCTTTTTAAATCAACTTTAA
- the xerD gene encoding site-specific tyrosine recombinase XerD produces the protein MNEHVQDFLQYIIVERALSKNTIDSYKRDLTQYVRYLEKVESLETIHEIDRNHIMGYLLFLKENGKASTTLARNIASIRSFHQFLLREKVSSQDPSVHIETPKTERKLPKVLSTEEVEALLDTPAANDPFSQRDKGMLELLYATGIRVSELVQLNIGDVHLDMGFIRCIGKGNKERIIPLGKMAQTAIERYLQNGRSILLKSKKTDALFLNHHGNRLSRQGFWKILKQLARKAHIEKELTPHTLRHSFATHLLENGADLRAVQEMLGHADISTTQIYTHVTKTRLKDVYSAFHPRA, from the coding sequence GTGAACGAACATGTTCAGGATTTTCTTCAATATATCATTGTAGAACGAGCCCTCTCAAAGAACACAATCGACTCCTATAAGAGAGATTTAACTCAATATGTACGATATCTCGAAAAAGTCGAATCGCTTGAAACTATTCATGAGATTGACCGTAATCATATAATGGGATATCTTTTATTTTTAAAAGAGAATGGTAAGGCTTCCACGACGCTAGCGCGCAACATTGCGTCTATTCGGTCTTTTCACCAGTTTCTTCTAAGAGAAAAGGTGTCGAGTCAAGACCCTTCTGTACATATTGAAACACCTAAGACAGAGCGGAAGCTTCCAAAAGTATTATCCACAGAAGAGGTTGAAGCTCTATTAGACACACCTGCTGCGAACGATCCTTTTTCTCAAAGAGACAAGGGCATGCTCGAGCTATTATATGCAACAGGCATTCGAGTTTCAGAGCTTGTTCAGCTTAACATAGGGGATGTGCACTTAGATATGGGATTCATCCGTTGTATAGGTAAGGGGAATAAAGAAAGGATCATTCCTCTTGGGAAGATGGCGCAAACAGCCATCGAACGTTATTTGCAAAATGGACGTTCGATCCTGTTAAAAAGTAAGAAGACGGATGCACTCTTTTTAAACCATCATGGAAATCGTTTATCTCGACAGGGATTTTGGAAAATATTAAAGCAACTAGCTAGAAAAGCTCATATTGAGAAGGAACTCACACCGCATACACTTCGCCACTCGTTTGCTACTCATCTATTGGAAAACGGTGCTGATCTACGTGCAGTTCAAGAGATGCTAGGACATGCTGATATCTCCACAACTCAAATTTATACCCATGTCACTAAAACAAGATTAAAAGATGTATACTCCGCCTTCCATCCGAGGGCGTGA
- a CDS encoding YqzK family protein — translation MMISWMKIVWNTTKVFFAFSICTLVFYFGLLWINQEYENYHRYDEPKGKAVKVFNLSSDKDSNAVKRLFYFYQTGE, via the coding sequence ATGATGATTTCCTGGATGAAAATTGTTTGGAATACAACTAAAGTGTTCTTTGCTTTTTCAATTTGCACGCTCGTGTTTTATTTCGGTTTGCTTTGGATCAATCAAGAATATGAAAACTATCATAGATATGACGAACCTAAAGGGAAAGCTGTTAAAGTTTTTAACCTGAGTTCTGACAAAGATTCAAACGCTGTTAAAAGGTTATTTTATTTTTATCAGACGGGTGAGTAA
- a CDS encoding Fur family transcriptional regulator, whose protein sequence is MESRIDRIKKQLHSQSYKLTPQREATVRVLLENEEDHLSAEDVYLLVKEKAPEIGLATVYRTLELLTELKVVDKINFGDGVSRYDLRTEGADHFHHHLVCIECGAVDEIQEDLLGDVEKVVEEGWNFKIKDHRLTFHGICHRCHPKDNNEGEGSGE, encoded by the coding sequence ATGGAAAGCAGAATCGACCGTATCAAAAAACAGCTGCATTCACAAAGTTATAAGCTGACTCCACAGCGTGAGGCGACAGTTAGAGTCCTCCTCGAAAACGAAGAAGATCACTTAAGTGCGGAAGATGTTTATCTGCTCGTAAAAGAAAAGGCGCCAGAAATTGGTTTGGCGACCGTTTACCGTACTCTAGAACTCTTAACCGAGCTTAAAGTAGTAGATAAGATTAACTTTGGTGATGGGGTTTCCCGTTACGATCTTAGAACAGAGGGTGCGGACCATTTTCATCATCATCTCGTTTGTATCGAATGTGGAGCGGTTGATGAAATACAAGAAGACCTTCTTGGCGATGTGGAAAAAGTGGTTGAAGAAGGCTGGAATTTTAAAATTAAAGATCACAGACTGACATTTCATGGAATCTGTCACAGATGTCATCCTAAGGATAATAATGAAGGCGAAGGAAGCGGAGAGTAA
- the spoIIM gene encoding stage II sporulation protein M yields the protein MESARYYMQRHLEENKTLYAFVGVLFLMGVIFGAIIVNSLSLNQKQDLYTYLSRFFVQAAEGGFTSKTDMFFQSFGHYLKYMGLMWILGLSVIGLPVILVMLFLKGVVIGFTVGFLVNQMGWYGFLLSFVSVLPQNVLLIPAFIIVTVAAVAFSFKMIRQLAFKRHHMPFLPQLLRYTLLVAGVGVMVLLASTMEAFFTPALMEQVIKWSI from the coding sequence ATGGAGAGTGCGCGCTATTACATGCAGCGGCATCTAGAAGAGAATAAGACCTTGTATGCGTTTGTTGGTGTTCTCTTTTTAATGGGTGTTATTTTTGGAGCAATTATCGTAAATTCGTTGAGTCTGAATCAAAAACAAGATTTATACACGTACTTATCACGTTTTTTTGTTCAAGCGGCAGAAGGTGGTTTTACGAGCAAAACGGATATGTTCTTTCAAAGTTTTGGACATTATCTCAAATACATGGGTCTGATGTGGATTCTAGGATTATCCGTGATCGGCCTGCCTGTTATCTTAGTCATGCTGTTCTTAAAAGGAGTTGTGATCGGTTTTACTGTAGGCTTCTTAGTGAATCAAATGGGATGGTACGGATTTTTATTATCTTTTGTTTCAGTTCTCCCTCAGAATGTACTATTAATTCCAGCTTTCATCATCGTAACAGTAGCAGCAGTTGCTTTTTCTTTTAAAATGATCCGTCAACTTGCTTTTAAGAGGCACCATATGCCGTTTTTACCACAGCTATTAAGATATACACTGTTGGTTGCAGGTGTAGGAGTAATGGTTCTGCTTGCCTCAACGATGGAAGCGTTCTTTACTCCAGCCCTGATGGAGCAAGTTATCAAGTGGTCCATTTAA